A window from Thermodesulfovibrionales bacterium encodes these proteins:
- a CDS encoding P-II family nitrogen regulator produces the protein MKKIEAVIKPFKLDEVKDALNEIGVQGMTVTEVKGFGRQKGHTELYRGAEYVIDFIPKIKIEIVTSDGLAQKVVTTIEKAAKTGKIGDGKIFVYSIEDVIRIRTGERGETAL, from the coding sequence ATGAAGAAGATAGAAGCTGTTATCAAGCCCTTCAAGCTCGACGAGGTGAAGGATGCCCTGAACGAGATCGGTGTTCAGGGAATGACCGTTACTGAAGTGAAGGGATTCGGGAGACAGAAAGGGCATACCGAGCTTTACCGGGGAGCCGAGTATGTGATCGATTTTATCCCCAAGATCAAGATCGAGATCGTGACCTCTGACGGCCTGGCACAGAAGGTTGTGACGACCATAGAGAAGGCTGCAAAGACCGGTAAGATAGGAGACGGCAAGATCTTTGTCTATTCCATTGAGGATGTGATAAGGATCAGGACAGGTGAACGCGGAGAAACGGCGCTATAA
- a CDS encoding type 1 glutamine amidotransferase, giving the protein MSVLILKNTPAEGPGTIEDFLREHGYRYSVVDLQEDPVPDAANFNTLVMMGGPMSVNEEDRYPYITEEILTVRDFVSSRRRVFGVCLGAQIMAKALGARVYVGPRKEIGWYDLELTEEGKDDPVMKKLSPQSVTGESLKTFRVFQWHGETFDIPAGAVRLARSELYPHQAFRYGTMAYAFQFHIEVRKEMIYEWLKDEPVDMRGIREETERLFDGYLERTRSFYKAFFGAGVRE; this is encoded by the coding sequence ATGTCTGTCCTGATACTGAAAAATACACCCGCGGAAGGTCCCGGCACAATCGAAGATTTTCTTCGTGAACACGGGTACCGTTACTCCGTGGTCGACCTTCAGGAGGACCCTGTCCCTGATGCCGCTAATTTTAACACCCTGGTGATGATGGGAGGGCCCATGAGCGTGAATGAGGAGGATCGCTACCCGTACATCACCGAGGAGATTCTGACTGTCAGGGACTTCGTCTCATCGCGAAGGAGGGTTTTTGGCGTATGCCTCGGTGCACAGATCATGGCAAAGGCCCTCGGTGCGAGGGTCTATGTAGGTCCCCGGAAGGAGATAGGATGGTATGATCTCGAACTCACCGAAGAGGGGAAGGACGATCCCGTAATGAAGAAACTCTCGCCGCAATCGGTGACAGGTGAGTCCCTGAAAACATTCAGAGTCTTTCAATGGCACGGAGAGACATTCGACATCCCCGCAGGGGCTGTGAGGCTTGCCCGGTCTGAACTCTATCCCCATCAGGCATTCAGATACGGGACCATGGCCTACGCCTTTCAGTTTCACATAGAAGTGAGGAAGGAGATGATCTACGAATGGTTGAAAGACGAACCTGTGGATATGAGAGGGATAAGAGAAGAGACGGAGAGGCTCTTTGACGGCTATCTCGAGAGGACACGAAGTTTTTACAAGGCCTTTTTTGGAGCAGGCGTGAGGGAATAG